In Phlebotomus papatasi isolate M1 chromosome 1, Ppap_2.1, whole genome shotgun sequence, the following proteins share a genomic window:
- the LOC129799972 gene encoding acyl-CoA:lysophosphatidylglycerol acyltransferase 1-like isoform X1 encodes MLLSDFGKFVKYPRAVLRFVFIIANNIYCIPTYVVWMVLLLPLRRCHPKLYYRIEGILFHWLLAIVSMWSYTAGYDIIEMGDSIELCKNKKTLVLANHQSTADVPLMMAAFNAKAQVLPNIMWIMDRLFKYTNFGIVSLIHQDFFIASGKANRDKSVDLLKKHLVESYIPRDRRWMVLFPEGGFLRKRREVSQRFAQQNNLPILKHVTLPRVGALRAIMDVFDSHENKCGNNNSGTKTYVNGDITRSSEKNNQDTLRNNTPSTSNCNKYLEYVLDITIAYPNGKPLDLPNIIHGMRDGCQTYFFYRLYHYSEIPKENESLTKWLYDRFVEKEALLENFYKTKSFTGVASMFGPAVVHQDMIRFVIINLFFITSTYFHLQMFYTFIDYYRFYAQNSI; translated from the exons ATGTTGCTCAGTGATTTTGG cAAATTCGTAAAATATCCAAGAGCTGTACTACGCTTTGTTTTCATCATTGCAAACAATATTTACTGTATACCAACGTATGTAGTGTGGATGGTGCTACTTTTGCCATTGAGACGTTGTCATCCGAAGCTTTACTATCGGATCGAGGGCATTCTTTTTCACTGGCTTTTGGCTATTGTCTCAATGTGGTCATATACAGCTGGTTATGATATAATTGAAATGGGAGACAGTATTGAACTGTGCAAAAATAAGAAGACACTCGTATTGGCAAATCATCAGAGTACAGCCGATGTGCCTCTCATGATGGCAGCTTTCAATGCAAAAGCACAAGTTTTGCCAAATATCATGTGGATTATGGATCGCCTCTTCAAGTATACGAATTTTGGTATTGTTAGTTTAATACATCAGGATTTCTTCATTGCGTCC GGAAAGGCAAATCGAGATAAATCTGTAGATTTGCTGAAGAAGCATTTGGTTGAATCATACATTCCGCGGGATCGAAGGTGGATGGTCCTATTCCCTGAAGGGGGTTTTCTCAGGAAGCGTAGAGAAGTTAGTCAGCG tTTTGCACAGCAGAATAATTTGCCCATTCTGAAACATGTTACACTGCCTCGCGTAGGAGCCCTTAGAGCCATAATGGATGTATTTGATAGTCATGAGAATAAGTGTGGCAACAATAACAGTGGAACGAAAACATATGTTAATGGTGATATTACACGTAGCAGCGAAAAAAATAATCAAG ATACCTTACGCAACAACACACCTTCAACTAGCAATTGCAACAAATATTTGGAGTATGTGTTGGATATAACGATAGCATATCCAAATGGTAAACCACTTGATCTCCCAAATATCATCCATGGAATGCGAGATGGATGTCAAACATATTTCTTCTATAGATTATATCACTATTCAGAG aTTCCAAAAGAGAATGAATCTCTAACAAAGTGGTTGTATGATCGTTTTGTTGAGAAAGAAGCACTGctcgaaaatttttacaagacaaaaagcTTTACTGGAGTTGCCTCAATGTTTGGTCCAGCTGTTGTGCACCAAGATATGATTAGATTTGTAATAATTAACTTATTTTTCATAACATCAACATATTTTCATTTGCAAATGTTTTACACATTTATCGATTACTATCGATTTTATGctcaaaattctatttaa
- the LOC129799972 gene encoding acyl-CoA:lysophosphatidylglycerol acyltransferase 1-like isoform X2 — MLLSDFGKFVKYPRAVLRFVFIIANNIYCIPTYVVWMVLLLPLRRCHPKLYYRIEGILFHWLLAIVSMWSYTAGYDIIEMGDSIELCKNKKTLVLANHQSTADVPLMMAAFNAKAQVLPNIMWIMDRLFKYTNFGIVSLIHQDFFIASGKANRDKSVDLLKKHLVESYIPRDRRWMVLFPEGGFLRKRREVSQRFAQQNNLPILKHVTLPRVGALRAIMDVFDSHENKCGNNNSGTKTYVNGDITRSSEKNNQDTLRNNTPSTSNCNKYLEYVLDITIAYPNGKPLDLPNIIHGMRDGCQTYFFYRLYHYSELDFIWIVDTNTVAENLSLAGMTLTFIGCDSALWHKKAE; from the exons ATGTTGCTCAGTGATTTTGG cAAATTCGTAAAATATCCAAGAGCTGTACTACGCTTTGTTTTCATCATTGCAAACAATATTTACTGTATACCAACGTATGTAGTGTGGATGGTGCTACTTTTGCCATTGAGACGTTGTCATCCGAAGCTTTACTATCGGATCGAGGGCATTCTTTTTCACTGGCTTTTGGCTATTGTCTCAATGTGGTCATATACAGCTGGTTATGATATAATTGAAATGGGAGACAGTATTGAACTGTGCAAAAATAAGAAGACACTCGTATTGGCAAATCATCAGAGTACAGCCGATGTGCCTCTCATGATGGCAGCTTTCAATGCAAAAGCACAAGTTTTGCCAAATATCATGTGGATTATGGATCGCCTCTTCAAGTATACGAATTTTGGTATTGTTAGTTTAATACATCAGGATTTCTTCATTGCGTCC GGAAAGGCAAATCGAGATAAATCTGTAGATTTGCTGAAGAAGCATTTGGTTGAATCATACATTCCGCGGGATCGAAGGTGGATGGTCCTATTCCCTGAAGGGGGTTTTCTCAGGAAGCGTAGAGAAGTTAGTCAGCG tTTTGCACAGCAGAATAATTTGCCCATTCTGAAACATGTTACACTGCCTCGCGTAGGAGCCCTTAGAGCCATAATGGATGTATTTGATAGTCATGAGAATAAGTGTGGCAACAATAACAGTGGAACGAAAACATATGTTAATGGTGATATTACACGTAGCAGCGAAAAAAATAATCAAG ATACCTTACGCAACAACACACCTTCAACTAGCAATTGCAACAAATATTTGGAGTATGTGTTGGATATAACGATAGCATATCCAAATGGTAAACCACTTGATCTCCCAAATATCATCCATGGAATGCGAGATGGATGTCAAACATATTTCTTCTATAGATTATATCACTATTCAGAG CTGGATTTTATTTGGATTGTGGACACCAATACTGTGGCAGAAAATCTCTCTCTCGCGGGCATGACACTGACATTTATCGGTTGCGATAGCGCACTATGGCACAAAAAAGCGGAATAA
- the LOC129799971 gene encoding Golgi resident protein GCP60, translating into MSDTMDNVEIEGEKWGFPLKEIYRLALKFYKEKLGKAVYISYEDNLKLVAFTQQTTHGPLDPDKTPPIGVLDVIGRDRRLTWQQLGDIGRGQAMQGFIDLLDRLCPTFKPYAEAIRKDKEEKLKQAEQDQQLERERQALEQLQLEEQKRIDDEKNKAEQQKRQLQNVLNQQTFHQFKAYADKQFPGNPDQQAHLIRQLQNEHYHQYMQQLQAQVLPSESNAEPSKVGSTENLLESAEMATEAEESQCQSDNEESSEYPVISRASMWTRSDMKAFKQEVSAGSGDGVIRVGHGDTVTVRVPTHEGGSCLFWEFATDSYDIGFGVYFEWGKTNTSEVSVHISESDDEDDLGEDEEDLDSSDIATVDDLESGPLQTIVPSSMQNKPPISIIVPIYRRDCQNEVYAGSHVYPGEGVYLLKFDNSYSLWRSKTLYYRVFYTR; encoded by the exons ATGTCTGATACAATGGACAATGTGGAGATTGAGGGGGAAAAGTGGGGATTTCctcttaaagaaatttatcgACTTGCACTGAAATTCTACAAAG AGAAACTAGGCAAAGCTGTGTACATCAGCTACGAGGATAACCTGAAACTGGTGGCATTTACCCAGCAGACCACGCATGGACCTCTGGATCCCGACAAAACACCCCCAATTGGTGTTCTCGATGTCATTGGACGCGACAGACGCTTAACATGGCAGCAATTGGGGGACATTGGCAGAGGTCAGGCAATGCAAGGATTTATCGATCTCTTGGATCGTCTTTGTCCCACGTTCAAGCCTTACGCCGAGGCCATCCGGAAGGACAAGGAGGAAAAACTAAAGCAGGCTGAGCAAGACCAACAACTTGAGCGAGAACGACAAGCACTCGAACAGTTACAGCTGGAGGAGCAGAAGCGAATAGATGACGAGAAAAATAAAGCAGAGCAGCAGAAGCGGCAGCTGCAAAATGTGCTCAATCAGCAGACATTTCATCAATTCAAAGCTTACGCTGACAAACAATTTCCCGGAAATCCCGATCAGCAGGCCCATCTCATTCGACAGCTGCAGAATGAACACTATCATCAGTACATGCAGCAACTTCAGGCTCAGGTTCTGCCCAGCGAGAGCAATGCAGAACCTTCGAAAGTGGGCAGCACGGAGAATCTGCTCGAGAGCGCCGAAATGGCCACGGAGGCGGAGGAGAGTCAATGCCAAAGTGATAATGAGGAATCTAGTGAGTATCCAGTGATAAGTCGAGCCAGTATGTGGACACGATCCGATATGAAAGCCTTCAAGCAAGAAGTTTCAGCCGGATCCGGCGATGGGGTCATCAGAGTAGGACATGGAGACACTGTAACG GTCCGTGTTCCAACACACGAGGGAGGTTCCTGTCTGTTCTGGGAATTTGCCACTGATAGCTATGATATTGGCTTTGGGGTGTATTTTGAGTGGGGCAAGACAAATACTTCAGAGGTGTCCGTTCACATAAGTGAGAGTGATGATGAGGATGATTTGGGAGAGGATGAGGAGGATCTCGATTCATCTGATATTGCCACAGTGGATGACTTAGAATCCGGCCCATTGCAGACAATTGTTCCATCTTCAATGCAAAATAAACCCCCCATTTCCATTATAGTTCCCATCTACCGTCGTGATTGCCAGAATGAAGTTTACGCTGGCTCTCATGTTTATCCGGGTGAGGGGGTCTATCTTCTCAAGTTTGACAACTCTTACAGCTTGTGGCGGTCCAAGACCCTCTACTACCGAGTATTTTACACTCGATAA